The Halorhodospira halophila SL1 genomic sequence GCTGGCGTTGATGACCGCCGTGACGCCACCGGACTGAGCATATAGTGCGTTCTTTGGCATGCGATCAGACTTGTGTGTTGACGCTCATGGGCTTGCGCACCAATGTACCGAAGGAATGCACCGAACGCTTGCCGCCGCCGGGCAATGGGCGGCGGATTTCCTCGGTCGATATTAAAGAAGTCATGAAAACCGCACGCCAGGGGAGAAAACCATGCACATCGGAACGACTCTGACCAACTACATCATCGAGACGCAACGCAACCTGCCTGAGGCCACCGGCGAGTTCACCGGCCTGCTCAACGATATCTCGGTGGCCTGCAAGCGCATCGCCGACCTGGTCAACAAGGGCGACCTGGTGGGCATGCTCGGCTCGGCCGACTCGGAGAACGTCCAGGGCGAGACCCAGAAGAAGCTCGACGTGGTGACCAACGAGGTCTTCATCGAGGCCCTGACCCAGAACGGCCATATCGCCGGCCTGGTTTCCGAGGAGATGGACGACATCTATACCCTGCCCAACCCGTCCCAGCGCGGCCGCTACCTGCTGCTCTGCGACCCGCTCGACGGCTCCTCGAACATCGACGTCAACGTCTCCGTGGGCACGATCTTCTCCATCGTCCGCGCGCCGCAGGGCAGCGAGAACCCCTCGGCCGGGGACTTCCTCCAGCACGGCACGGAGCAGGTGGCGGCCGGCTACTGCCTCTACGGCCCATCCACCATCCTGGTGCTCGCTGTCAAAGGCCAGGGCGTCCAGATGTTCACGCTCAACCGCGATTTCGGCGAGTTCATCCTCACCCGCAAGGACGTGCAGATCCCGGAAGATACCCAGGAATTCGCCATCAACGTCTCCAACCAGCGCCACTGGGAGGAGCCGGTCCAGCGCTACATCGACGAGTGCCTCCAGGGCAAGGAGGGGCCGCGGGGCCAAGACTTCAACATGCGCTGGGTGGCCTCGATGGTCGCCGAGGTGCACCGCATCCTCTGCCGGGGCGGCGTCTTCATGTACCCGCTCGACGCCAAGATCAAGGCCAAGGGGCAAAACGGCCGGCTGCGCCTGATGTACGAGGCCAATCCCATGAGCCTCATCGTCGAGCAGGCCGGCGGCGGCGCGACCACCGGCCGGCAGCGGATCCTTGAGCTCGATCCGAGCGACATCCACGAGCGGGCGCCGGTGGTCCTCGGCTCCAGGAACGAGGTCGAGCGGATCGCCCGCTACCATCAGGAGGGCTGAGGCGCTCGGGACTCGGACGACCCCGCACCCCGCCGGGCGCGGGGTGTTCAGACCCAGTCGCGGGGGATGAGATACACCTCGGTCAGGCGGGCCTCCGGGCTGCCGGGCTCGGGCTGGTAGCCGTACTCCCAGCGCACCCGGGGTGGCAGCGACATCAGGATTGATTCGGTCCGCCCCTCCGACTGGATGCCGAACCGGGTCCCGCGATCCTGCAGGAGGTTGAACTCCACATACCGGCCGCGCCGGTAGAGCTGGAACTCCCGCTCGCGGTCGCCGTAGGCGTGATCCCGGCGAGACTCGATGATGGGGCCGTAGGCATCGAGGAAGGCCCGCCCCACCCTCTGGACGAACCGGAAGGTCGTCTCGAACCCCCAGTCGTTGAGATCGTCGAAGAACAGCCCGCCGATGCCGCGTTGCTCATCGCGGTGGGGCAGGCGGAAGTAGTCGTCACACCAGCGTTTAAACACCGGATAGACCGTCTCTCCGAACGGCGCGCAGGCCGCCCGGGCACAGCGATGGAAATGGTAACAATCGTCGTCGAAGGGGTAGCAAGGGGTCAGATCGAACCCGCCGCCGAACCACCACTGGGCGCCGCGACCCGGCTCACCGGCCACAAACAACCGCAGGTTGGCGTGGGTGATCGGAACGTACGGGTTCCACGGGTGCAGCACCAGGGACACGCCCACCGCCTCGAAGGGCTGCCCGGCCAGCTCGGCCCGCCGCTCGGTGGCCGCCTCGGGCAGCGCCTCACCACGGACGTGGGAGAAGTTCACACCGCCCTGCTCGATCACCCGACCACCTTGAAGTACACGGCTCTCGCCGCCGCCCCCGCCAGGACGGTCCCAGCGATCCGCCTGGAAGGCACCGCCACCGTCCCAACCTTCAACGAACCGGCAGACACGCTCCTGCCAGGTCAACAGCCAGTCGTGGACGCGCTGGATCCCGTCGACCGGCATCGCATCCGTCATGCGGCACTCCGCTCGAGGCAGGCGTAGAAGAACCCATCCATCCCGTGCTCGCCGGGCAGGATCTGGCACCCGGACCCGGTGCAGCGGCCCACCGGCGCCAACGGCCCCGGTTTGGCATCGGCGTGCTCGGCCAGGAAACCGGCCACCACCTGCTCGTTCTCCTCGGGGAAGATCGAGCAGGTGGCGTAGAGCAACCGCCCGCCCGGCGCCAGCACGCGCCACAGGGCGGCGAGCAGGTGGCGCTGCGCCGCCGCCATGCGCGCCGGGTCGTCGACCCCGCGCAGCCACTTGATATCGGGGTGTCGGCGGATCACGCCGCTGCCCGTGCACGGGGCGTCGAGGAGGATGCGCTGAAACGGTTCACCGTCCCACCACGCTTCGGGGTCGGCGGCATCGGCGGCCAGGCATTGGGCCTCGTAGCCGCCACGCGCGAGGTTATCGCGTACCTGGCGCAGCCGGCGTGACGAACGGTCGAGGGCGGTCACCGCCGCCGTCGGCGTGTGCTCGAGCAGGTGCAGGGTCTTACCACCCGGTGCGGCACAGGCATCGAGCACCCGGTCGCCGGGTTGCGGGTCGAGAAGCGGGGCGGCGAGCTGCGCGGCCTCATCCTGCACCGACAACCACCCCTCGGCGAAGCCGGGCAGGCGGGCCACGGGTACCGGGGCATGGAGGGTCGCGGCGCTCGGCGCGACCTCGCCGGGGTGCGCCGGGATCTCCTGCTCGGCCAGCGATTGCAGGCACGCCTCGCGGGAGATGCGGTTCCGGTCGAAGCGCAGGGTCATTGGCGGGTGAGCGTTCCCGGCCTCGGCCACCGCCGGCCAATCCTCCGGCCAGGCGCGGCGTAGATGGTCCAGCAGCCACGGCGGCAGGGCGTAGCGGGCGGCTTCGTCTGCCGGCCCGGGTGGGGTGGCCTTGTGCAGCTTGCGCAGCACCGCGTTCACCATGCCGGCCGCGCGCGCCCGACGCAGCCGTCGGGCCGCATCGACGGCCTCGGAGACCGCCGCATGGGCTGGGGTGGCAAGCCCCTGGGCCTCCCAGGCCCCGATCACCAGCAGACCACGTAGCAGCGGATCGGCGCGCCAGTCGTCGCGCGGGGTCAGGGTCGCCACCTGGGCCTCGAGCCGGGTCAGCCAGCGCAGCGCGCCGTAGACCAGGGCCTGAAGCAACGACCGATTGCGCTCGGATACCCGGGAAAACTGGGCCTCCAGGGCCTCATCCAGGGTCTCGCCGCGCTCCAGCACCCGTTCAAGGACGTGCACCGCGGCGACCCGCGGGGGGGTACTCACTGAACCGGCTCTCCCGGCACCAGGCGGCGCCCGTTGAGGTAATCGGCAGCCGTCTGTTCCCGCCCACCGGCGGGCTTCAGCCGGGTGATCTCAAGACGCCCCTCGCCGGTAGCGACCTCGATGCCGCCACTGCCCACCGCCGCCACGGTTCCGGCCCGATCCTCGGGCCGCCCCGCACAGGCCCGTGCCGCCAGTACCCGCACCGGCGTCTCGCCCAGCTGGAGCCGCGCTCCGGGGACCGGGGCCAGGGCGCGCACGCGCCGCTCCAGTTGCTCCGCGGGCTCGGTGGGATCGAGCCAGCTCTCGTCGTTGGTCAGCTTGGCGGCGTAGGTCACGCCGTCGTCCGGCTGAGGCTCCGGGGTGATGGCCCCGGCCAGAATCTCGGGCAGGTGGGCGACCAGCAGGTCGGCGCCGATGCGCGCCAGGCGGTCGTGGAGCGACCCGGCGGTTTCGTCGGCACTGATCGGGGTCGCCTTGCGGGCAAGCATGGGCCCGGTATCCAGTCCCTCGTCCATCTGCATGAGGGTTACACCGGTCTGCTCGTCCCCGGCCAGCAGGGCGCGCTGGATCGGCGCCGCGCCCCGCCAGCGCGGCAGCAGCGAGGCGTGGACATTCACGCAGCCAAAGCGCGGTACGTCCAGCACATTGCGCCGCAGGATCTGGCCGTAGGCCACCACCACCATCAGATCGGGCGCCAGCGCGCGGATCTGCTCCGCCTCTTCGGCCCCCAGGCGCTCGGGCTGGTGAACGCCCAGCCCGTGGCGCTCGGCGGCCCGCTTGACCGGCGGCGGGGTCAGCCTCCGCCCTCGCCCGGCGGGCCGGTCGGGCTGGGTGAAGACCGCCACGGGCCTCACCCCGGCCTCGACCAGGGCATCGAGGCCGGGCACCGCAAAATCCGGGGTTCCGGCAAAGACGATCCGTGCCGCCATCAGCCCGCCGCGCTGAGCCGCTCGCGTTTCTCCATGCGCTTGCGCACCCGCTTGCGCTTGAGCTCGGAGAGGTAGTCGATGAACAGTCGACCGTCCAGATGGTCGATCTCGTGCTGCAGGCAGACGGCCAGCGTCCCCTCGGCCTCGCCCTCGATGGGCTGGGCGTCGCGGTCCAGCGCGCGGTAGCGCACCCGGGTGGCCCGTGCCACATCGTCGTAGTAGCCCGGGATGGACAGGCAGCCTTCCTCGCCGCTGGCCTCGCCGGTGGCCTCGAGGATCTCCGGATTGATCAGCACCAGCGGCTCGTCACGCTCCTCGGACACATCGATCACCGCCACCCGCCGGCGGTCGCCCACCTGCGTGGCGGCCAGACCGATGCCGCGGGCCTCGTACATGGTCTCAAGCATGTCGTCCACCAGGCGGCGGACGGCGTCGTCCACCTCGGCGACGGGCTCGGCCCGCTCACGGAGGCGGGGATCGGGATAGACAAGGATATCGAGGAGGGCCATGACCGATGCTGTGCCTGTTGTTAAATGACGGGTCGATTGTAACGCACCGCGCAGCCGAGGGCAGCCATAATCTGGAATGCTTATACAGAGCATCCAGACCGCCCCCGCTCCAACGGCACACCCTTGCGCCCGGCCCTCACCGCCCGGCACGGTATCGGTTCCTTCACCAAGGACGGTGAGCACGACATGGACGACGACACCCTCTACGCCCTGGCCCTGGCACGGGTGCCGGGCGTGGGGCCACGCACCTGGTCCCGGCTGATGGCGGCCTTTGGCGGGCCGGCGGCGGTCTTCCGGGCCGGGCGCAGCGCCCTGCGCAGCCTCGGCCTCAGCGCCGCCACCGAGAGCGGAATCCTCGCCCCGGACTGGAATGCCGCCCGGACCGATGCCGACTGGCTGGATGGCCCCGGGCCGCGGCACCTGCTGCGCCTGGCGCAACCCGGGTATCCGCGCCGCCTGGCCGAGATCCCCGACCCGCCGCCGCTGCTGTTCGTGACCGGCGATCCGACCACCCTACACCGGCCGCAGGTAGCCATTGTCGGCAGCCGCCACGCCACCGCCAGCGGCCGGGATCTGGCCCGCAACCTGGCAGGCGGCCTGGCACGCGCCGGCATCGCCACCACCAGCGGTCTGGCAACCGGCATCGATGCGGCCGCCCACCGTGGCGCGCTGGAGGCCGGCGGCACCACGCTGGCCGTTGTCGGCACCGAGCCGGACCAGGTCTACCCCGCCCGGCACCAGCGCCTGCACGCCGAGATCACCGCCTCCGGGGCGGTGCTCGGTGAGCTGCCCCCGGGCAGCGGCCCCCTGGCCGCCCACTTCCCACGGCGCAACCGCATCGTCAGCGGTCTGTCGCTGGGGGTCGTGGTCATCCAGGCCGGTCGCCACAGCGGCTCGCTGATCACCGCCCGGCTCGCTGCCGAGCAGGGCCGCGAGGTCTTCGCCGTACCCGGGTCGATCCACGACCCCCTGGCCCGCGGGTGCCACGCACTTCTGCGCGACGGCGCCAAGCTGTTAGAATCGATCGACGATATCCTGAAAGAGTTCCCGGGGACGGTCTGTGAAGCGCCCGTCAACGCCCCCTCGGAGTCGACCAGTCCAGCCGCGGATCCGGACGAGGCGCGTATCCTCGAAGCCCTCGGCCACGATCCGCTCACCCTCGACACCCTCCAGCAGCGGTCTGGATTGACGCTCGATAGGCTTTCATCCATTCTGCTAACCATGGAGCTGAAGGGCCTGTTGACTGCGGTACCCGGGGGCCGGTACCAGCGGCGCGGGCCAGAGGGCTGATGATGAAGCAGAACGTTTTCGAAGTGCTGATGTACCTGTTCGAGAACTACCTTTACAACGACGAGGAACCCGGCGATCGGGACTCGCTCGAGAGCGAACTCCACGAGGCCGGGTTCAGCGCGATGGAGATCCGCAAGGCCTTCGAGTGGCTCGATGCCCTCGCGGACTCCCGGGTGCTGCCGGCTGCACCGTCGGGCAAGTCGTCCATCCGGCTGTTCGGCGAGCCCGAGCTGGCACGCCTGGACACCGAGACCCGCGGGTTTATCCTCTACCTGGAGCAGGTGGGGATCCTCACGGCCGAGAGCCGTGAGCTGGTGCTCGACCGCATCCTGGCGCTGGACGACCACGAGGTGGACCTCGACACGGTCAAGTGGGTCATCCTGATGGTCCTGTTCAACCGCCCCGGCGAGGAAGAGGCGTACAACTGGATGGAGAACCTCATGTTCGACGTCCCGACGCACCTCGTCCACTGACGACGGGTGGCCGCCGCGCCCCGGCGCGGCGGCCGGTTTTACGGCCCGGCGCCGCCCTCCGGACGCCACCCGACCTCCCGCCCCTACATACGCGAACGGCTCTTCATGGGTAAAAGCCTCGTCATCGTCGAGTCGCCTGCCAAGGCGCGCACGATCAACAAATACCTGGGTTCCGATTACGAGGTCATGGCCTCCTACGGCCATGTCCGCGACCTCGTCCCCAAGGAGGGGGCGGTGGATCCGTCCAGCGGCTTCGCCATGAAGTACGCACCCATCGACAAGAACCAGAAGCACGTCGATGCCATCGCCAAGGCGGCCCGCAAGGCCGACGCCCTCTACCTGGCCACTGACCCGGACCGCGAGGGTGAAGCCATCTCCTGGCACCTGGTGGAGCTGCTGCGCGACAAGGGCACCCTGGACGACAAACCGGTCTATCGGGTGGTCTTCCACGAGATCACCAAGGGCGCCATCCAGGAGGCGATGAACAACCCGCGGGACATCTCCGAGGAGCTGGTCAACGCCCAGCAGGCGCGCCGCGCCCTCGACTACCTGGTCGGCTTCAACCTCTCGCCCCTGCTCTGGCGCAAGATCACCAGCGGCCTCTCCGCGGGCCGGGTGCAGAGCCCCGCGCTGCGGATGATCTGCGAGCGCGAGACCGAGATCGAGCAGTTCGAGCCCCAGGAGTACTGGAGCGTCGAGGCCGATGCCGCCAAGGCGCAGCAGCCCTTCATGGCCAAGCTCTCGCAGCTCCACGGCGAGAAGGTCCGGCAGTTCACCATCACCGACGAGACCCATGCCCAGGAGGTCGACCGCACCCTGCGCGAGGCCGCGCGTGCCCAACCCGACCCCGCCCGGATCGGCCCCACCGGCGATGGCGAGACCGAGGTCATCGGCACGCTGCGGGTCGCCTCGGTGGAGCGCAAGCAACGCCGGCGCAACCCGGCAGCGCCATTCATCACCTCGACCCTGCAGCAGGAGGCCTCGCGCAAGCTCGGCTTCACCGCCAGCCGGACCATGCGCATCGCCCAGCAGCTCTACGAGGGCATCGACGTCGGCGAAGGCAGTGCCGTCGGTCTGATCACCTACATGCGAACCGACTCGGTGAACCTCTCCGGCGAGGCGATCACTGAGATGCGCCAGGCCATCACCGACCGCTACGGCGCCGACAAGCTCCCGGGCCAGGCCCAGGTCTACAAGACCCGCTCGAAGAACGCCCAGGAGGCCCACGAGGCCATCCGGCCCACCTCGGCGTCGCGCCACCCGGACGATGTCCGCGCCTACCTCAACGAGGAGCAGCGCAAGCTCTACGATCTCATCTGGAAGCGCGCCGTCGCCTCACAGATGAAGCACGCCACCATCCACACGGTGGCCGTCGATCTGGCCGCCGACGCCGACGCCCGCCATCTGCTGCGGGCCACCGGCTCCACGGTGGCCGACCCGGGCTTCATGGTCGTCTACCGCGAGGGCAACGACGAGGGCAAAGACGACTCCGGCGAGAAGTTCCTGCCCGAACTCGAGGAGGGCGAGCAGGTGGACCTGCACGCCATCCGCGCCGAACAGCACTTCACCGAGCCGCCGCCGCGCTACACCGAGGCGAGCCTGGTCCGCGCCCTGGAGGAGTACGGCATCGGCCGGCCGTCGACCTACGCCTCGATCATCTCCACGCTGCAGAACCGCAACTATGTGGAGATGGACGGCAAACGCTTCATCCCCACCGACATCGGGCGCACAGTCAACAAGTTCCTGACCGAGCACTTCGATCGGTACGTGGACTACGACTTCACCGCCCGACTCGAGGACGACCTAGACGCCATCTCCCGCGGCGAGCAGGACTGGGTCCCGGTCCTGGAAGCGTTCTGGGAGCCCTTCCGGGAGCGGGTTGAGGAGAAGAAGAACGTCTCGCGCCAGGAGGCGGTCCAGGCGCGGGAACTGGGCACGGACCCGAAGACCGGCAAGCCGGTGACGGTGCGCATCGGTCGCTACGGCCCCTTCGCCCAGCTCGGCTCCCGCGACGACGACGAGAAGCCGCGTTTTGCCGGCCTGCGCCCGGGACAGAGCATCGACACCATCACCCTCGACGAGGCCCTGCAGCTGTTCAAGCTGCCGCGGGACATGGGCGAGACCGACGAGGGCGAAGACGTCCAGGTCAGCATCGGGCGCTTTGGCCCCTACGTGCGCTACGGCAAGAAGTTCGTCTCCATCCCCAAGGACGAGGACCCGTACACCATCACCAAGGAACGGGCCCACGAACTGGTGCGGGAGAAGAAACAGGCCGACGCCAACCGGATCATCCACGACTTCGGCGACGGCATTCAGATCCTGCGCGGACGCTACGGGCCGTACATCACCAACGGCGAGAAGAACGCCAAGGTGCCCAAGGACCGGGAGCCGGACTCGCTCACCCATGAGGAGTGCCAGGACCTGATCGCCAAGGCGCCGGCGCGCAAGGGGCGCCGCGGCGGGGCGGCCAAGGGTGGCCGCGGCCGCAGCAAGGCCACTAGCTGAGCTCGGCCAACGGCCAGCGGGGGCGTACGCTGAAGTCGAGATCGTCGCGGTAGCCCGCCTCCAGCCGACGCAGGCCGGCGTAGGCGATCATCGCAGCGTTGTCGGTACACAGCTCCAGGCGCGGGTAGTGGGCGGTGAAGCCGCTCGCCCGCCCCACCTCATCCAGGCGTTCGCGCAACCGGGCGTTGGCGCCCACCCCGCCGGAGACCACGAGCCGGCCCGCGCCCGTCTGCTCGATGGCACGCCGGCACTTGATCACCAGGGTATCCACCACCGCCTCCTGGAATCCGTGGGCGATGTCCGCCCGGGCCTGCTGATCGTTCCCCGCCGCCTCGACGGCGTGGAGGACCGCCGTCTTCAGGCCGCTGAAGCTGAAGTCCAGCCCCGGCCGGTCGGTCATCGGCCGCGGCAGGCGCACCGCCCCCGGTGTTCCCTCGACGGCGAGGCGGGCGATGGCCGGCCCCCCCGGGTACGGCAGCCCCAGCAGCCGAGCCGTCTTGTCGAAGGCCTCGCCGGCGGCGTCATCCACCGACTCCCCCAGGACCCGGTAGCGGCCGAAGTCGGCCACCTGCACCAGCATCGTATGCCCGCCGGAGACCAGCAGGGCCACCAGGGGCATGGCCGGCGGGTCGGGCTCGAGCAGGGGCGCCAGCAGGTGCCCCTCCATGTGGTGCACCCCGACCGCCGGCAGCCCCCGCGCCCAGGCGAAGGTGCGCGCGAACCCGGCCCCGACCATCAAGGCCCCGGGGAGCCCTGGGCCGCGGGTCCAGGCGACGCCGTCGAGATCTGCCGGCGTCAGGCCGGCATCCCGCAACACCCCACCGACCAGACCGGGCAGCTTGCGCACGTGATCCCGTGAGGCCAGCTCCGGCACCACGCCGCCGTAAGCGGCGTGATCGGCCACCTGACTGTGCACCGCGTGGGCCAACAGGCCATCACGACCACAGTAGACGGCGGCCGCGGTCTCGTCACAGGAACTCTCGATGCCTAGTACACGCACTGGGCACCCCCGGATTGCGGCGTATACAGAAAGCGGCGCGTCATCGTCTCAGGTAGGCCCCACTGCGTCCGTCCCGGATCGGGGTCGGCCGCTCCAGCCCGCCCAGGCGCCCGGGTACCAGCGCGTCGATCCGCGTGCCGAAGTAGCGCCGCACCTCCGCAACGCTGCGAGCCGGCCGCCGGGCCGAGGGGTTGGCACTGGTGGAGACCAGCGCCCCCCCGAAGGCGCTGCACAAGGCGGCTGCCACCGGGTGCGCGGTCACCCGCACGGCCAGCGTGTCGCGCCCGCCACTGACCCAGCGCGGGGCCCGCGTCGACGCCGGGAGCACCCAGGTCATCGGCCCCGGCCAACTGGCCTGGATCGTCTCCGCCCACTCCGCCGGTAACGGTGCCAGGTACCGGGCGAGTTGTCGCGACTCGGCGGCAATCAGGATCAGCCCCTGGCGTTCCGGTCGCCCCTTCAGCGCCAGCAGGCGCGCCACGGCGTCGGCGTTGCGCGGATCGCAGCCCAGCCCCCAGACCGCCTCGGTGGGATAGGCCACCACGCCGCCCTGGCGCAGCTCCGCAGCGGCGTGCCGGACCCGGAATGGACGGGTACCGGGCGGGCACTCGTTCATGACCCCGAGGAACCGATGCGGCTCTCCTCACCGGCGGCGAGGCGGACGATGTTCTCGCGGTGGCGCCAGACGATGGCCGCCGTGAGGATCGCCGTGGCCGCGGTGAGCACCGGCGAGGCCGACAGCCAGAGCATGTAGATCGGGGCCATGGCAAAGGCCACCACGGCGGCCAGGGAGGAGTAGCGGAAGGCGCCGGCCACCGCCAGCCAGGTGACCACCGTGGCCAACAGCGCCAGCGGGGACCAGGCGAGGATCACCCCCAGGCCGGTGGCCACGCCCTTCCCCCCCTGGAACCGGAAGTAGACCGGAAAGAGGTGGCCAAAGAACGCTGCCAGACCGGCGGCGCTGGCCACCACCGGGTCCTCGGTGGCGAGCCAGGCCAGCAGCACCGGGAGGGTGCCCTTGAGCCAGTCGCCGAGCAGGGTGATGCCGGCAGGGACCTTGCCGGCCAGGCGCAGGACGTTGGTCGCCCCGGGATTGCCCGAGCCGCCCTGGCGCGGGTCGCCGAGGTTCATCGCCCGGCAGACGACGATCGCCGAGGAGATGGAACCGATGAGATAACCGATGATGACGAGGATGACATCCAGCATGGCGCAAGTCTCTGTAGATCCGTCACGCGTTGCAAGTGTTGGGTTCCCCCGAGCGGCGCGGCCGCCCTCCACCGTATACCGGAAACGCCGGGCAGACGATACGCCTTGTCACGCGGCGCGTTGCCCCTGAAACTCTCGCCCATGACCCGACACGACCCTGCCCTGGATCTTGACGCGGCGGCCCTCGAGGCCAGTCAGCGCCTGAGCAAGCGTATCCGCAGCGCCATCGACGAGGCCGGCGGAGCGCTGACCTTCGAGGCGTATATGGACCGGGCCCTCTATGAGCCCGGCCTCGGGTACTACCGCGGCGGCGCCGCCCGTTTTGGCGTCGGTGGCGACTTCGCCACCGCGCCGGAACTCAGCTCGCTGTTCTCGCGCACCCTAGGCCGGCAGGCCGCCGAGATCCTCGGCCACCTGGGCGGCGGCGACGTCATCGAGCTCGGCCCCGGCACCGGCCGGCTGGCCGCCGCCGCACTGGCCGAACTCGAGCACCTCGACCGGCTGCCGCGGCGCTGGCGCATGCTGGAGGTCAGCGCCGCCCTGCGTCAGGAGCAGGAGCAGACCCTGGCTGCCCGGGTCCCCCACCTGCTCGACCGCGTTGAGTGGCTCGAGGCCCTGCCCGCGGACAGCCCGCAGGCGGTGTGGATCGCCAACGAGGTCCTCGACGCCCTGCCGGTGCGCCGCTTCGTCAAGCGGGGCGACGGGGTCCGCGAGCTCGGCGTCGTAGCCGCCGATGACGGCTTCGCCTGGACCGAGCTGGCCGCCGACACGGCGCTGCAACAGGCCGTGGCCGACATCGAGGCGCGTCTGGACGCCCCCCTGCCCGACGGCTACGTCTCCGAGGTCTGCACCCGGGTCGCGCCGTTCCTGCGCGGACTGGCCGAAGCCCTCCCGCAGGGCGTGATGCTCTGGCTCGACTACGGCTACCCGCGCCGCGAATATTACCTGGCCGAACGCCACCGTGGCACGCTGCTCTGCCACTTCCGCCACCGCGCCCACGACGATCCCTTCTTCTATCCCGGTTTGCAGGACATCACCGCCTTCGTGGACTTTACCGCCGTGGCCGACGCGGCCCTGGCGTGCGGGCTGGACGTCCTCGGCTACGCCCCCCAGGGACCGTTCCTCATGGGCGCCGGCCTGGCCGCCTGCACCGAGGCGGA encodes the following:
- a CDS encoding class 1 fructose-bisphosphatase — its product is MHIGTTLTNYIIETQRNLPEATGEFTGLLNDISVACKRIADLVNKGDLVGMLGSADSENVQGETQKKLDVVTNEVFIEALTQNGHIAGLVSEEMDDIYTLPNPSQRGRYLLLCDPLDGSSNIDVNVSVGTIFSIVRAPQGSENPSAGDFLQHGTEQVAAGYCLYGPSTILVLAVKGQGVQMFTLNRDFGEFILTRKDVQIPEDTQEFAINVSNQRHWEEPVQRYIDECLQGKEGPRGQDFNMRWVASMVAEVHRILCRGGVFMYPLDAKIKAKGQNGRLRLMYEANPMSLIVEQAGGGATTGRQRILELDPSDIHERAPVVLGSRNEVERIARYHQEG
- the hemF gene encoding oxygen-dependent coproporphyrinogen oxidase, producing the protein MTDAMPVDGIQRVHDWLLTWQERVCRFVEGWDGGGAFQADRWDRPGGGGGESRVLQGGRVIEQGGVNFSHVRGEALPEAATERRAELAGQPFEAVGVSLVLHPWNPYVPITHANLRLFVAGEPGRGAQWWFGGGFDLTPCYPFDDDCYHFHRCARAACAPFGETVYPVFKRWCDDYFRLPHRDEQRGIGGLFFDDLNDWGFETTFRFVQRVGRAFLDAYGPIIESRRDHAYGDREREFQLYRRGRYVEFNLLQDRGTRFGIQSEGRTESILMSLPPRVRWEYGYQPEPGSPEARLTEVYLIPRDWV
- the rsmB gene encoding 16S rRNA (cytosine(967)-C(5))-methyltransferase RsmB, with amino-acid sequence MSTPPRVAAVHVLERVLERGETLDEALEAQFSRVSERNRSLLQALVYGALRWLTRLEAQVATLTPRDDWRADPLLRGLLVIGAWEAQGLATPAHAAVSEAVDAARRLRRARAAGMVNAVLRKLHKATPPGPADEAARYALPPWLLDHLRRAWPEDWPAVAEAGNAHPPMTLRFDRNRISREACLQSLAEQEIPAHPGEVAPSAATLHAPVPVARLPGFAEGWLSVQDEAAQLAAPLLDPQPGDRVLDACAAPGGKTLHLLEHTPTAAVTALDRSSRRLRQVRDNLARGGYEAQCLAADAADPEAWWDGEPFQRILLDAPCTGSGVIRRHPDIKWLRGVDDPARMAAAQRHLLAALWRVLAPGGRLLYATCSIFPEENEQVVAGFLAEHADAKPGPLAPVGRCTGSGCQILPGEHGMDGFFYACLERSAA
- the fmt gene encoding methionyl-tRNA formyltransferase, with product MAARIVFAGTPDFAVPGLDALVEAGVRPVAVFTQPDRPAGRGRRLTPPPVKRAAERHGLGVHQPERLGAEEAEQIRALAPDLMVVVAYGQILRRNVLDVPRFGCVNVHASLLPRWRGAAPIQRALLAGDEQTGVTLMQMDEGLDTGPMLARKATPISADETAGSLHDRLARIGADLLVAHLPEILAGAITPEPQPDDGVTYAAKLTNDESWLDPTEPAEQLERRVRALAPVPGARLQLGETPVRVLAARACAGRPEDRAGTVAAVGSGGIEVATGEGRLEITRLKPAGGREQTAADYLNGRRLVPGEPVQ
- the def gene encoding peptide deformylase, whose product is MALLDILVYPDPRLRERAEPVAEVDDAVRRLVDDMLETMYEARGIGLAATQVGDRRRVAVIDVSEERDEPLVLINPEILEATGEASGEEGCLSIPGYYDDVARATRVRYRALDRDAQPIEGEAEGTLAVCLQHEIDHLDGRLFIDYLSELKRKRVRKRMEKRERLSAAG
- the dprA gene encoding DNA-processing protein DprA, giving the protein MRPALTARHGIGSFTKDGEHDMDDDTLYALALARVPGVGPRTWSRLMAAFGGPAAVFRAGRSALRSLGLSAATESGILAPDWNAARTDADWLDGPGPRHLLRLAQPGYPRRLAEIPDPPPLLFVTGDPTTLHRPQVAIVGSRHATASGRDLARNLAGGLARAGIATTSGLATGIDAAAHRGALEAGGTTLAVVGTEPDQVYPARHQRLHAEITASGAVLGELPPGSGPLAAHFPRRNRIVSGLSLGVVVIQAGRHSGSLITARLAAEQGREVFAVPGSIHDPLARGCHALLRDGAKLLESIDDILKEFPGTVCEAPVNAPSESTSPAADPDEARILEALGHDPLTLDTLQQRSGLTLDRLSSILLTMELKGLLTAVPGGRYQRRGPEG
- a CDS encoding DUF494 family protein, whose protein sequence is MKQNVFEVLMYLFENYLYNDEEPGDRDSLESELHEAGFSAMEIRKAFEWLDALADSRVLPAAPSGKSSIRLFGEPELARLDTETRGFILYLEQVGILTAESRELVLDRILALDDHEVDLDTVKWVILMVLFNRPGEEEAYNWMENLMFDVPTHLVH
- a CDS encoding DNA topoisomerase I: MGKSLVIVESPAKARTINKYLGSDYEVMASYGHVRDLVPKEGAVDPSSGFAMKYAPIDKNQKHVDAIAKAARKADALYLATDPDREGEAISWHLVELLRDKGTLDDKPVYRVVFHEITKGAIQEAMNNPRDISEELVNAQQARRALDYLVGFNLSPLLWRKITSGLSAGRVQSPALRMICERETEIEQFEPQEYWSVEADAAKAQQPFMAKLSQLHGEKVRQFTITDETHAQEVDRTLREAARAQPDPARIGPTGDGETEVIGTLRVASVERKQRRRNPAAPFITSTLQQEASRKLGFTASRTMRIAQQLYEGIDVGEGSAVGLITYMRTDSVNLSGEAITEMRQAITDRYGADKLPGQAQVYKTRSKNAQEAHEAIRPTSASRHPDDVRAYLNEEQRKLYDLIWKRAVASQMKHATIHTVAVDLAADADARHLLRATGSTVADPGFMVVYREGNDEGKDDSGEKFLPELEEGEQVDLHAIRAEQHFTEPPPRYTEASLVRALEEYGIGRPSTYASIISTLQNRNYVEMDGKRFIPTDIGRTVNKFLTEHFDRYVDYDFTARLEDDLDAISRGEQDWVPVLEAFWEPFRERVEEKKNVSRQEAVQARELGTDPKTGKPVTVRIGRYGPFAQLGSRDDDEKPRFAGLRPGQSIDTITLDEALQLFKLPRDMGETDEGEDVQVSIGRFGPYVRYGKKFVSIPKDEDPYTITKERAHELVREKKQADANRIIHDFGDGIQILRGRYGPYITNGEKNAKVPKDREPDSLTHEECQDLIAKAPARKGRRGGAAKGGRGRSKATS